The Lytechinus variegatus isolate NC3 chromosome 1, Lvar_3.0, whole genome shotgun sequence nucleotide sequence TTGCATTCTAACTTCTCATGCTCAGTTTCAATTCTATAACCCAAAATAACCTAAGTTCATCACGCAGCAATATGAAATTCTGTTCATTGTTGATGGAAGTTTGATtttcaattgtttagttactgCAAAACGTCCCCAAGCTCCTGTCAATTTAATGCATTAATTTTTCTTGACATAATATGCATATGAATCGATGATACTCTACCTAAATCAGAATTGATTTTGTATTTCAACAAGAAACTATATCCTGGTTTTTACATTTCCAATATATTTAGATAATATCTCAAAGAAACTTGTACTACATTACTAATTAGAAGCTGACTAAACTTTCTTTTATGTTTCTCCAAAAATAGTTTCTCCTAATACTTCATCCAAGATCCAATTTTCAATGCAAGTGTctaatagttttgtttttaaaataaagtcCAGGCAGACTATACTGATGGAGCATTATTTTTAATGCTGGAAACACTGATTCCACCATGTTCTATTGTCAACAAAGACAATGCTCAAAAGAAGACTAATTGAAACTTGTACAATGGATGACTACGTTGTTGATTGTAGATCGATGTCGATGATCAGGGGTACTTTCTTGTGATGCAGCCACTGTGCTAGAGCACGTGGAGGAGCCCACAGGATCTCTTCGAGTACGAAGACGATTGCGAGCTGCATAGGAATGGTTAGGAGATCACTCGCCGGCATCGACATCACTAGTAAACATAGCTTCTCCTGTATTGAGACAACAAAATTATAGACAATTGataattttctctctctctctctctttacatGCTGAAAGCATAAGAGAAACCAAAGCATTTTCCTTGTTCTATTAATTTCTGCAtactagtatacatgtatatacagaaAGTACAATAGCAttctgaaattaaataaaatgattacatttttaaatcCTTATATagtttatttttccattttataggaCAAACGCCACTAATTGCCAAAGAAGATATGCATTGTTTTCTCAACAGATTTATCACTTTTttaagaaaaggaaaatcatTTTTCAGTCAAATTTGAGAACAAAGCATCTCattctttaaaatcaaataCAGAATCAGAAAACTTCAAGTTGATTCCAGTTaggaaatgatttttataatatATCTTTATACCGAGAACTAAAAGATGCATGCAAGAACAAAATGATCCTCAAAAAAACTGTTGAATTTTAAGAAACGACTCCAAAGTATAAAGAAACTTAATCAAACCTTTGCATTAGGAATTGATTTTCCATCTTCAAGTGAAAATTGTGAGAGTTTATTGAAAAGATTGACGACATCCGTGTCATGCTTGCCCAATACATCCTCGACACTTGCTTTCAGATCCATGTACCTGATGATAAAAAACATTGAATCATATTAGCCAAGCAATGTAAAGTAGGACATGGTGAAatgaatgacaattttttttatgatgcaATTAAATTAGATAAACACTAGTAAATTGACATTTATATCTGCATCATCAGGGCCCATGTTTTCAACTACCAGCTGTTATTTCTTCAAACTTTGCTGCCACCATGAACATACAGGTATGATtttaataacataattataatgaagcAGTTTGATTGAATAAGTCCTCACCATGGAGATAGTTTGATTTCGTCACTGTCATCAATAGTCATAACAGGGCCAGCCTGATGAGCTCTAGCTGATTGTAGATAAAACACCGTCTTCTCAAATAAAGGGCTTAATGTTATCACCTGAAACTTGTGTTTTATCACACGTTGTCTGTCCCTAGTAGGATGAAAtgtcaaacaaaatgaaaagtgaATGAAACGATTGAAAAACAAAGCATATACAGACAAAACATTCCTGCGTGCTGTTCAAGAAGTTGTTATATTCCTATATAGAAAAAGAATGTATCCTCTGAGTGAATCTACACAACCCCAATACTTTCTTTAATTCTACAACTTACTTCAGCCTTTTCAGAGTAATCGTCATTTTTTGGATTTACACAAATAATGGTGCTAATGTaacagtcacatttcccctttGGCGGCtgaacagccgttttaacatttttcttgTACCAGCTACATTTGGATGGTTTGACTATAAAAATGAGATAAAACGGCTTGTTTTCGACTCGGCGTACAGCAGGGGAAGTATGGGGGAAATTAATTGGGAGTGGTTAATCTATGATTGAGGGGAGAGGTTGCAAATATATTCAGAAGATGAGCTGCGATTTCCTTTCAAACAGCAACATAATGATCACTAATAATATATACCTATCAAGTCGTTCAAGATCCTGTAGAGCTTCTCTGGCTAGTTTCTTCTGTGTCTTTAAGAAAGTCTGTTTGATATCTTCTAATGTAGCTTCGGCGTCAGGCTCAACCTCAACGCTTGGTTTACTACCAGATGTGTTAGCCTGGGGCCGTTTCActtaacgaaaaaaaaattaaaaaaagtaatgtaCATGGACtcattggcccatattctgaagtcaggtttaacttagaccatggtcgaactctgtgctaaaattaagGGAagccaaaattgtaaaaaaaaattataaagttgtaggtttcttatttttactgtgctctttcccgattcattgatggtaaagacaatcatctagttatacttcctacacaattatgaatgatttgagagccaaatgagctgaaatatgatatctctactgtaagtgatttatgtaacaattggctatccatacttaaactacaactttaaacctgagtttaagttaaacccgactacAGAATATGTTCCATAGATTACATTTCAGAAGATGATAAGTACAAGAactttatcttttattttttagttatttACAACTGAGATTACTCATCAGCTTATTTGAATCTTCAAGGAGACACAATATAACATTAAGAGTTCAGAGAAGATGGAAAGAGTATTGTAGTGTCTTACCCTTTTCGTCACTGGCTACACCTACAGTCATCCAATAAGGTTGTTTCTGTTTATGATCCATGTGATTCTGATGCCATCTCATGACAGCATTGGCAGGATGAGCCActatataaaagaaatgaagcagattatgacacctagatagttccttgtcatttgattggttgtttgatatcgatcattcagcccattttacaatgtcatcaaccgtgcaattttgcTGCATACTCGCTGTACGCGACAATCAACAGACCGACTCTTGCACTGCATTAACATATTTTGCATCGTAATTCATTAATGTCATATGAACAAGCATctatttaggtgtcatataaagcaaataatgaatgttcttaTAATTCGTGCAATATACGCAATACTTCATtcgatgaaatgaatgatccattcaactcggctacgcctcgttgaatggatcatttcatctttcacctcatggagtattctgtccattgcacgaatgaaaaaaaatcattatttgtatattataactttatGGACTTATCCTTATAGACTGGATAGAATGAGATACTGGTAGAGTAAAGGGATATATAGGAAGAATGGAGGCAACTATACCATACtctcaacaaaaaaattgattggtTGACATAATGAACCTACTCATGACATTTATTTGCAGCCATGTCCAACGATTAGTAAAAATTAAAGTTTTACGTTTTATCCTATCCATATTATGACGCACAAAACAAGACATAtcccaataatttttttcttattaaaatgttttattcagtCAGATGTTCATTATCGTATACAAGGGCATTTTGTTTACCTAACAATTGCCTTTGGTGGATGTGATTGTTATCAATAAAAGAtctatgaacaaaatatttctttaaattttcataATGCTGTCAAAGGCTGTTATTTCAACAGAATGCCGAAAAATTACGATAAATGTTTAAATCTGATTGAAGATGTATattatgacaaaaatgaatgaattattgacCAATGGTCAGAcaaatgataagaaataaatagCTAAAATAATGGGATCATCAATGAAAAAGGGATTAATAATGAAggaataaataaaggaatagataaactattgaaaaagaagaaaggtaaacataaaacaatgaaaaaagatTAGAGAAAGGAAAAGTAATAAACATACTTGATAAGAGTGTAGGTAGCATGCTATTTCGTTTTCCTGAGCCTGGAGGTTGTGCTGTTATAAGATCCTCCCATGTATCAATTCTATTCTCACGTTCTAAACGAAACCCTTTACGTGCTAAACCATGGTAaccaaatctaaaaaaaatcagaaaattgcatataaaaagaggaaaacaaaCATTAGACCCTGACTAATGAGAACATATAACCTACTGAATATAatgttatatattattatattttattgaaataattctAGTAAGTGGCGGAGagaagttgaaagtgggggagggggcacagggaaaaaaGGGCACCTCttcttaaaacaaagaaaaaatggcTTATCTACAGTGCTTTAATAAGTTAAAAGTTTTTAGGGGCTAGATATGTCACATAAATCTATAAGTTGCGAGCgaagcaagcgagcaaaaatCTTGACATTTTCCTTAGGATTTTCCTTACAAGCTATGTCCTTCATAAgtagtaaaaattaaaatactgttttcttgtttcaaaggggcaCTCGTTAACACATGAAATGATCCTTCTCAGGTGACAATATGAGAAAGGGCACCTATAAGAAGGCAAAGGAGCACTTGCAAACGTCATATAACTGGTCCTTCTCAAttatgaaaggggcacagaacacgttcatgaggggcatgggcggaaatcccagggggggggtcatgtcccccctacccaaaatagtagggacacaatatcaaatgtcccccctactattttttttaatgatggagAAAACTATCACTATTTTCGACTAAATGACAGACTTttggtgaaaacctttttttttggcctGTCCAATTTTCCAGggcctggtccccctacctttggggacagatttccgcctatggtgaggggcacttttcttgggtaaaagggggCACTAATTTGgagaaagggcacttacaaGAAGGCAAGTGGGCACTTGCTgacacataaaacgggtccttcttaggtgaaaggggcacagaacacgttcgagAGGGGGCATTTTTGTCTCTTATGCATAGCAGAacgagactataggtgccgctttttcGGCCGCGAAAGCGGCGTCGTCAACCCtgcttttgaaatgtcatcaaacCATATGAAACCTAgtccatgaaacttggacataagggtaatcaagtattactgaatatcctgagCAGGGGCGCAATGTGACCCCCCCCCGGATGAGTGGCGAATAAAGTACACTCTTAAACAAGATTGGATGTTTTATTATGTGTCTGACCAAAACCTGTCACAAGGAATCAAATTGCTGAATAAAATCTTCCCAAACTTTGGCTTTATGTTAGTAATTATTTTTGGTCCGACACTTATTCACCAACAAAGTGGAAATTGTATTGAATATAACCATAATACCGTGGCCAAACATTATTAATTCTGTGTTCACAATTTGAATGTACACTGGCTTGACTTAGGGGAGCACAGAATGTCCCTCGAAGTACGTTGTATATATTACCAAAAGGATTATGTAACATTGATAGAAATGTTTTCAGGGTGGGTAACGTAAATATCCATCTCTATATTCAAAATATCTTGCATCAATCAAGCTACAAACGTTTATGTTCTTGAAAAACCGCGGCATATATAATGTAACCCATAGTTTTAGTGGCCTAACTGCCTACTGGCGAGCCTGTCCTATTTTTGAAACAAACATGGGAGGggtgatatatattttcattcaatcaGTTTTTCTCCCAAAGAAATTGCATTGAATGTAAGCTCTggatgatcatgatcataatgTGAATAGAATCATCAACCACAAATCTAATAAGGGCGTTGTCAAGCAGTGCTGATATAAAGTAGGGATACGATCACCTGCTAACTTGGTAGGCCTACTCTGTTGAATTCAacaacaaatttgataaaaattccCATTAACCCACTTAAGTAACTCACTCTCTTATACTTACTTACTAACTTACATACTTATTTTCTTACTTACATATATACTCACTGACTAAGCTTACCTACTTACCTACTACTTATTACTTATAAACTGACTTATGAACTGACTTACTGACAAACTTTAATACTTATACCCTAAGAACTGACTTACTTTTTCCATGGGGCGGGGCTTGGTGATTGGTTAACATCGCTCTTTCCTTGCATGCTAAGTGTTGACTTGTTGACTGCTGGTAATACAGGTTTAGAACTTTTCAAATGACCCAACATAGCTTGTTCTCCAGAACTTACTGTGTCTGCTGAGGAGTGAGCTCGGGTCGTCGCTTCCATTCCTGTCTGTACAGGACGGGTAGGCTTGCTTTGactaaataaaagaaaatataataatttgaaatattatgacATTCAATTCCATCTAATTCAACGGAAAGTGGCACTTCATGTGATTGtaaatatacactgtaaaaatgaaagaatagaaAGGGGTAAATTGAACTTTATTAAGGCTGAGGAGTTATAAGGATGGAAAATGCTGTCACTCCTCGGCCATTTTGTACGCTTTTCCACCTTATTGCCTTTTTAgtgttttagagtgtatgtaggccttatatgcatgtatattaagtgatatcatattttaatatatgaatttcagcTTAATCTATTATTACAGTCATGGTGATTTTTTAATCTCTTCAAATCTTTTTCTTCAAACGTGTGCTGTACAGGGATGACACACATTTTCCAGAGTGGATCGaggaatagaaagaaaaaataatttactgaAAACTTAGGgcaagaaaaatattgaaaaactcATTTTGCTCATGAACAAAACTGTGGGCCTATAGGCTTCCCACTTCTGTCTGATAAAACCGATTGTCAGCGCTCTTATACTTTATATCTACTCTCTTAATTTGATGTGTCTTTGTGGTTCAATCGTACAGAACCAATGTGGGCCTGATGGGAGCAATTttgaattggaataaaaagtaCAGGAAACAGGCTGAAGGGAATTAGAAAGATACATCGTCGACCCTCAGCCTGCAGGACTATACCTCTGACGCAAAATAGTAAAGCTATTACTTCTACAAAGATTGGCTTTTGGAATGCTCAGTCAATGATGAATAAACCTGCAGAAATATGTGACTTTGTGCTGACAGAACAACTTGACATATTAGGCGTTACTGAGGCTTGGCTCAAGGGAGATGCTCGGGACGGCCCTACCCTGGCAGACATTCAAACTACTCTTCAGCAATATCGTCTACTGAAACTTCCTCGCACAGGAAAGAAAGGTGGTGGTCTGTGCATTTTTCTACGTAACAGTTTCACTA carries:
- the LOC121428527 gene encoding uncharacterized protein LOC121428527, which produces MAPATGTSTSGANPSAAPNPGGYSVMMSEEDYHNTQSMEMTKFVREHFKTPKAPPYKLEKLRIRTSLTRVNERDPMLWQKHCKRRQDQLTRGFFTPNHKAYHSIGDIQLNSQRLILNSMADYLPKKLPLQSLTSRFGRRDHKLSPTKAEQVKTPVKDVTTKERVKELDVDEKLRERAQITSGFAYIQQRLEESEMLLKAERGGQSYEKCVKQLKEMKKRQCEMNKQKSQLTLVAPTMGTWSPLGSPSGSPGPTLEDRQDTERRAYERKRNLWLGKVRSILKIINALHNIKTRDLRSRVPLSHDQVKHMYRDVVWEKPAIISQSKPTRPVQTGMEATTRAHSSADTVSSGEQAMLGHLKSSKPVLPAVNKSTLSMQGKSDVNQSPSPAPWKKFGYHGLARKGFRLERENRIDTWEDLITAQPPGSGKRNSMLPTLLSMAHPANAVMRWHQNHMDHKQKQPYWMTVGVASDEKVKRPQANTSGSKPSVEVEPDAEATLEDIKQTFLKTQKKLAREALQDLERLDRDRQRVIKHKFQVITLSPLFEKTVFYLQSARAHQAGPVMTIDDSDEIKLSPWYMDLKASVEDVLGKHDTDVVNLFNKLSQFSLEDGKSIPNAKEKLCLLVMSMPASDLLTIPMQLAIVFVLEEILWAPPRALAQWLHHKKVPLIIDIDLQSTT